The genomic segment tttttgaataaaacacaattaaaaataaaaataaaaattgattttttttaactgggtcggaTCCGACAAGagcaaaattgggattgcgatcaaattctgcaaatgttacgtcatcaagcgatctacttctaattttttgaataaaacacaattaaaaataaaaattaaattaaatttttttaactgatttggacccagttcaatgcatttagcttTAAACCGGACCTAGTCCGCCCGGAACAGTAGAGAGTGACTCCAATGTTCATGTGAACAATGGAGGGTGACTGTCACGTGAACAGTAGAGTTGAACTCCACTATGGACTTTCAGTGGAGAGTTTCACTCTCCACTGAACGTGCCCACAGGTTTATGGAAAGCAGTTGAGAGCTACTTTCTGCaaacctatgtttttttttaaatctacatGGGTCCTCCATACATGGTAAACTATGTTTTGGGATTACCAAACACATGTTGTGTTTGCATTTTACTTCAATAGAAGAGACAACCTCCTAAACatttaactttaataaaagaCTCAATCTCCTAAACAAACGGCATGTTCCATACtcttaaaataactaaattaacagcacattaaaactaaaaatacttaattaaacACTCCTTTTACTTTCTTATATATCATTGATTATTTGTCGGAATTTGTAAATTTACtttatgattttcattttttgaagttttatgataattttgtaTCCaacttttaaaaggaaaaaaactataatgtcAAAAATTTTCAACTAACAATGGAAATTGCTCGAGATCAAACGTCACCATGACCGAACCTCAAGTAAAGAGGCTCTCAGTGTGTTCGACACTGTAGTACTTTTTTagtcatgatttaaaaaatatatatttaattgtgatttttttaagtaatatatgttttatataaactGTTATGAGATGGAGAttctatgaataaaaaaaattattttaatattaataaaattatatataagatctcgtataaaaaatataagctatagtataaaaaaatataagctatTTAACTAAACAAATATAGACTCTTTAATGGAAAAGATCCAACTTGATAGCTTTTTTTTGCCCCCTTATTTCATGAATGCAACTAACAGAACCCAATAGTGAAATAAATCGCATTTcgcataaaaaatagaataaaataaagacaGATTTTCTTATGATATAATGAGATATAGATgaatataaatatgataaaagaaCTATACAAGAACTATTCATTTAAttgaaatgaattgaattttcttgCTAAGCCAGGGATAGCAGCAGAATATGACCTTCCGTTCGTCTACGCATATCCATTGTTTTTGGAGTCACACCTTCATAATAGAATCTCTGATTTTTCACCAGGATGCTCAAGCTGTAACAGCTAGCCCCATTGGAATAACAAGACAATGGCAAGAGAGATGCAATTTAGGGTCTAATAAACAGTGATATAGTAACAATTCATGTCATTATAGATTAATTTCTACTTTACTTGGATCAATCGGTCCCCAATTACATTAATGGTGATTGGCAACCTAGAACTTCATCAAATACTCGTAGCAAAAATATTGGAATGACCATTACACTCTGTATACCTAAAATCTAGCAGTACTAGGACCCCAGCAGCTTAAATTCATGGTTTTCACCAAAGACGTCTCCCTTCTCTTCTTCATCTTGGCTTTCAGAATCTCATTAGacactgctgctgctgctgttgatgaagaactagaagaagaggaggaggccAAGATCTTGGATCGAGTAAATGATCTGATATTGTTCTTGGCATGTTGATGCAGTGACCTTAGGGTGTAATTCCACCTGCAAATACCTTGGTCTTTTAGTGCCTCCACCGCGCCAATACTAGCTGCCACAATCCAGGCTTTGCTTGCTGCAGCACTCATTTTCCTTTTACAGGTTTTGATTTCTTGGGTTGCTGGTGCGTGTAAAGAGAGTGTTTCTTGATTAGTTATTAGGCTTTGAGGTGGGGTTATAGCGACGGTGAGCCGGCTGTGATATATAGTGCGCGAGCGGGGGCATGGTTTTTGACGAAAAACCAGAGGCGGAGGAAACCAACAGTTAGGAAGACTATCCGACCCATGGTATTCTCAGTCCACAGTCAAAACCGGAAGTACATTCCCCATttctttaaatatgttttaaaatattcgaaagcttttttatatttttttccttagagATTTTTTGTAAATGTATTATAATTTAGATTGTGCAAAAAAACAGGATGGAATTGTTTTAAACAATTCAAGATATGTATGATTCATGGGACTTTTCTATGGTCACCCTGGTTCAATTCTTTtatgtttaaatattaaaagggaGTAGATGAGAATTCGGCCATTAAAGAAGAAGGATGCTCACGTTCTCAGTATTCTTTAACTATTCGAAAGTGagctaataattattttttaaagtattttttatttaaaaatatattataataatatattttttaaaatatatatttttaatattaatatatcaaaataattctataatataaaaacataattaaaaaataaaattttataaaatgatgttTGAAACACAATTATAAACAATATAATGAATTATCATGTTTTAGATCTCTAtatcaatttgaattcaaatgaaaaaaaaataataagtgattaatttattattattttaaaagtatgctAATATCACAATCATTCATTttaaacttaataatttaaattcaattatcatgaaaaaataattttacattagGCTCTCTTGTTGGGGGGAAACAAAAAATAGGGATATTTCTACATAAAAACAGTGttatatttacaaaaaatatttgattattcaaataaaatgtttatcatgtttatttttgtgttttaaaaatgtttttttaaaaattaaatttttttaatatttttaaattattttaatatactaatataaaaaataattatttttttaaaaatattattttaatatatttttaaataaaatatattttaaaaaataatcacagtgACATTCTGAATTATACTGTTCTCTCAAGTGAGAATATTTGTATGCAATTTTTTAAAGAGGAAGTGGGGCAAGTTCAGATAAAAAGCTAAAATGATTCCCTTTTAACTTTCCTCAGACGTGCTGCGTTAGAGATGCTCTAAGCCTCTAATAATGGAGGAATCATTCTTCTTCGAGTAGATAAAAACCTCATCGCCATCTCTACTAGCTTCTTCCTCCACTCCAACATGTACGCCCATGGTTAAATTTGTTAAGAAATCGCCACTACTCACTTGCTCCCTTGCTGTCTTCTACCATCTTCCATGCCTTCTACATTCTGCTTCCCGGACCCTCTTGAACGTAGTTTTGTAATCAGGGTGGCTATTGTAGAAAATTTCAGCTCCGTTCTGATGGGTTATAAAAGTAGTAGTTTGAGTCAATTCAGGTATCTTAACTGATAAAATTAGGAAAACTTGTTGGTGGCGGCTAAGCAATGAAATGTTGTGATGTACAGGCTCAGTGACAATTTCTTGGGTCGCCTTGTTCTTCAGGAAAAATGGGTCTGGGTTTTCCTTGCTAGAGTTTGGATTATCAATGAAGAAGCTTTGCATTCCTACCCATTATTCCCCATCAGATCTGTCTATCTGCGGAGTCTGAAATCACGCCCTCATTAACTGTGGGTGCATTACCTCTgattaaaaagtattaatatttaattatttatcagtaaaatattccaataaaaaacttaaattccttctcaactttttaattaatttattttataaatttatttttttttcctgctcttTACTTCACTCGcaattatataaaagttttttttatgttttttttattaaatttgttttttattttatttttttatttttaataattgtataaatgttgttgtagtattcttttttatataagatcaatttttagttgatttatttatagaattttaaaaattttaacaatcgcaactttatttttttcatatgaattatttttagttgatttatttttttgtgttatttatttattacaaatttatttgagttaattttcttcttttgatatCCAAGCAACTCAATTCTGAGTACTATAAagtattgatttatattaatttaattattttatagttttgtaaaatatattttttaaaaatatttttaaataatcacctACGGaattacatataatttttttattaataaatttatcgataataatatatttttttattatcaatgaacttaccaacaaataaaaaattattgataaaagattcactgaaaaatattttcatcaataattttgttAGTAAATTAATTGTTAACAGAATGACGGACAAAAAATTCAGTGGGCGAATATAAAAATTCTGGCAGTCTGCCTTGTTTATGGAAAGAATCCTCTTTTGAGTTGGAAGCCATCTCGCCGTCGTTAACATTACCATTCACTTTGCATGAATTTTTCCACATGGAGGATAGAACATGGGCAGCCGCTCATGCTTAAAAGTAACCTGGCACAGTCTATTTGGACCCGATCTAAGTTTCAAGATTTGTGTTAATGGCTTATTCAGATCAAATTGCAGTCGGATTCTTATACACCTAGTCAATATATAGAAGATCTTCTCGTTCATCTATCTCCAAATAAGACTAATTTGGATCATGAACTAAAGACTAATTTGAATCTTCTCAGAAAACATTTTCCATTACTTTACATGGTTCGACCTAAAATCATGAGATTGCGATGATATCAATGTGCAAACGTTATGATGCTTGTATGGATCTGCAACAAAAGGCTAATATACAGCTCTTAGTGCAACGCATATTGATCTAAATTTTCCTCCATTTTGGTGTTTAATATAAGATAATGAATCAAAATTACTTTCAATTACATGAAGCTTTTAATGAAATATCATTCACGTTCAGCATTTTCCATACAGGAAAAACCCAGGAAGACAGATAAACCATTAATTAACCACTGCAAGAAAGCATACCCGAGCTCTAGCACAGGAGCTGTTTCTAGCTGGAGTGAATGTCAAATATGGGGTTCTAACAATGACTTCTAGCCTCCAAAATATGGTCATAAAACTCGTAAGGATTTGTGGAACGAAAGATATCCTttcaatttacaaaaaaagattGCATCTGAAGAGCCAATCTTTAGATGTCCTAAGAAACAGCTTGCTCGTTGAATGGATTAACTACTTGTTCCCGGCGGGAAAGCAAACTGGAAACCTAGCTGTGATTAATGTAATTTCCAATTAATACAtgtgattaaatttaaataaacaatgtattgtgtatttataaatattaaaattatttcaaatcaattccGAACACCTCAAATACCTCAACATTAGTTaaccaaataataaaatctaaaattctcATTTCTTAGATGGACCGATTATTACTTTTGATCTCTGTTTGTTTACATATATCGGATTATTGCTTTTGATCTCGTAAGCATTTGTTCTTTATCTCACTTATCATATGCTTCAGCTGTTTACTGTGTCcttcaatttaaattagtttaaaaaataatactatgaTGTATCCACCAAGTTGAAACCAGAAAATAATGTCTAGCTTCCACGATTGTGTGTGAATTATAAAATAGGTATAAAACTTGGATAGGCCCTacttatcaatttaaaaattaagatttcaaAACCATTTAGTAGGTGGTCTAATCGTAAAAGTTTGAGATgaagagatttgtttttcctATGATTTTAGGTTTGAGTAATGTAGTTActaatatgatgaccactggaagcttacataattattaactttaagaCCTGTAGAAATAATCGAGGTGTGTGTAAGATGATCCAAACacctatgttaataaaaaaaattaaaacttgaattggtttaatttaaaaaaaaaaaagaacaaacaaacTCGGTTTAAAATCTAAGTTGGCCGGTAAATCTAATcaacttaataaaaatcaatctaaaaccagttctaaaaaaatgacaaatttcTTTAGAAAAGACCCTTCCATTAGTCAATGAGAACATATCAAGACGAGAGGGGATAAAGGAGGATCAAAATCATAAGTAAAATAAGATGAAGAAACAATAGATTGGAAACCGTAAGCAAAACGAGATGGCGATATGTTGAGGCAGCTTTAGCCTTTAGCCTCGAGTTTTTCAATCAGAGGAGATGAGAAACATTGACGAGACTTGAGAAATATATTAGGGTTTGTAAGGCTTTCCGTTATAAAGTCCAGTAGAATATAAATGGGTTGGGTTGGCAAACAAATCATGTTCAGCccataagtttttattttgtaaaattattttttagtagacTGAGGTTACCTCTTTAATCCTTGATCactagatttattattttatctaaaataatatttttttaatatttttttttaatttcttgattttaacatGATTGGGTATGAACCGAGTTTGACTAAATTTATTGATCATGGATCAACCCATCAATTCCATGGTGAGGTCGGCCTGCTTACACCACCCTCTCTAGAAGACCCTCAAATTATACCCCCAAAAATACTATTTAAGCTATTTTTACTTGATcggtttttggattttttgttaattttctttttttattaggaattatattttttttctttattaaagttGATTTCAAACCtatttaaaatcttataaacCTTCTAAAGAGggagaaattattaaaatttatttcacaaataaaattacaaattataattcTGTGTGCAgtccaattcatttttttatttttgttttttttctttatcaagtGGTAAGATAAAATATAGTGCTGCTCAAATCGAtacatcattgtttttttttttaaaaaaaaaaaaacatggcacGTATCTCAGTACTTgggtatttaaatattatttggcTGCtgctattattgtttgattacaTTTTATATACAACACAACCTTATTTAAAACTGAAAGGGATTGTTTGGTCGTCTATTATAATTTGAGATGACTTGAGCCCATCACAAGCTGTAAGCCAACCATGTCAAGACCAGAAggttacttttttaaattaatttttttaaacttttttagttttaattttttatataattttagatggTTTTGAGGTActgttttcaaaaataatatttaaaaaataaaaaaatatattattttaatatattttaaaaaataattgctattaTATCAATGTTGGCTGGCATATTTTCTAAAGTAGCAAAGAGATAGGTTTTCTTTTTCGTTTTATATTTCCATTTTTAACGACTTTCTGTGGAAAAGGACGGGCCATGTTAGCTTTAAATGCTATTGAATACGTAAAAGCTGACCTTAATTTTAGCAATTTGCGTGACTTCCATGCTAACCGTGCTGAAATCGTCCATGTTAGAGTCCCAATAATATCtcgatggatggatggatggaagTATAATCTGGATAATATATAGTTTCTGTATAATTAGCTTTCCTTAATTTATCCGTTTCTGAATATTATAGTAAGTTGCCtgtaattatttgtttgttttggatCGTCTTGATCGATTAAATAAAGTATACTTTAGATAACAGTTTCTGTATTAGATTATAGTTTCCTGCCTCCCCCTTTAGTAGTTGAAATTTAGGCAATTAAACGGTGCATTATCTATTATAAGAGATGATataacatttattattattatttttttcaaaaaaattaatctacacaataaaaaaaacctagcagCGTTGGTTTAGCTTTATAGACCCACACACATCTTGTCATTTATTTGTTGGCgccctttatatttttatttttttatatttagatttaaataaactatataaaaaattatattttaattattattcaattttgcatggttctaaaataatattatagatttttgTGAGAATATTAACATttgcttttaaattattataaacctaATATAAACTTACTAGTAAAAATCCTTTCATGGTTtgcaaaaatgtattttttggattaattattattgttattttttattttgacggttttatagtttttaattatttaggccatatttgttttctggaaagtggtttttcgaaaactactttccaaactttcctgtgtttgtttgctattagaaaagttggtcaatggaaaacactttccggtcaaagaaaaatttagcttgatttccaggaaagtcttttcttgaaaaatttgggtagaaaacactttctgaaagttgtgaaaaatttagaaatgccatattatttgctgattatatcaaatttgatcctcaaattttttattgctatatatatattgttttgaatatttatttttcaatttcatctcttaaaatttaatttttatattaactttgatcctcatttttataattgttctttgctttttccttattatttttttattgaaatattttatctatcaaatttggtcctcattcttttgatttttacttattttatttgaaataatttatgaaatgttaattattagtattttaatttctccatctttcattttttttatattttagatttgatatctattattttgattattatttattttatttgagataatttatgaaattatattttttttcaatttcattcttattaaactttttaatttgtaagattttttaataaacttgagaaaaataaaatattaataagttttttttcaactcattttccatgacataacaaaacattgaaaagtgttttccaacttatttttcattacactataaaatattaaaaaataatttactttttgaaaattaactttcttgaaatttattttttaaaaaaaaaaacgaatttccAGCCTTAATTACCTTGTGTTCTCTTAACTTTGTGGGCTCAGGAGACCATTACTGCTTGATTTTGAGAATTGTACCACcacaccttcttttttttttagatgccaCTTGTGGAAAAATCCATCTTAGTTTGACGATTTTAGAAAGTTTATCGCACTAATATTTATTAGCACAATATTGATTCAGTTTATTTCGAGGTCTCGagggtaattaaaataatacagcAAATTGACAGTCTTCGTCCTCCGTTGAATTCTTAAATTTGAGGGGTGAATGAAAGGCATAGGATTCCAAATCCCTTGACAAAACTTCAATTTGTTGTCCTAATTAAATTAGCTACAGATAATTTGGAAgataaataatttctttaattttgtgcTAGAATTAACGCCGTTTATTCCCCAAAAATAACCAGTCATAAAACCTGATAATGGAGTAGCTGGAATCCATAAATGGTCGCTAGATCTCGTGTCATTTTCATCCTTTTAGACCGAAATGAAGCAGGAAATATGATTCTCAGCTTGAAGTCTTGTCAAGCGTTGTCCCTTCATGAACACAATGAGATGTGGCATCAGCCTTCATCACATAAGCTTGAGTGATCTCTCTGCCACTACGTCGACGTAGAGCCTCATTTTCCACCACGTAAACTTATccctaatttattttcttcgtAAAGAACGGTAGCTAAAAGTAAAATCTCCAAATAATACTGATAGGATAGGAGATGATGGCACCCTAATTACAAGTTCAATGCATGTACTACAGCAAACTCTGAGAGGTATAGTTTAATTatcagtttaaattttataaattttaaaatcattaaaagtttatataattattaacttcaggactcataaaattaatcaagatatacaTAAACTACTCTAACTCAAATAAAAGATACttgtcaataataataaaagcatGTTCAGCTGCATtgatcaagagaaaaaaaaggataactCAGCGGGCCTCATATGAAACCAACAGTAAGAGtgggaaaggaagaaaaaacttgTGCTGCATTTGAGTTTCTAGTTTTCGATGGCATTTTATCAGATGAATTCAGAGtcttcttcaagttttttttaatcccaaaaCAGCGTACCTTCTAAAATGTTTACTGCAGctcaaaatttcttaatttgtataTAGAAATAGAGGAAATAGATACTGGAAATGTAAATTTGGAGGGGCAAGAAGACAATAATAAATGAATACGCAGGGTGCATTCTAAATGTTTGAAAACTTCAGGGTGCATTCTAAATGTTTGAAAACTTCAGGGGTGCATTCTAAATGTTTGAAAAGTTTGAAAACTTCAGGGGTGCATTCTAAATGTTTGAAAACTTCAGGGGTGCTGTGTCACCTCCAAAGCCATGCCTGCTGGCAAGGTCACAGCCTCGCTCTAGGACAAGAGGAAGTGTCATGTTCATGCATACGCGGTCGATCCCATTCAGTCTTCGGTACCAAACTTCCAATGTGCATCGTTTGACGACCTGTCGGTCCACGTAAAAGAAATGAATCTGGTAACTTGCGGTACATTGccatgaatttattaaattctcaAGGACAGGTGTTCTTTgggctattttaaaaaaaaaagaataaaagggaAACTAATTAAGCTCTGGTTCGGACTATTCCTTTCTTAATGTTGCAACTTATAGGATAGACTATACTTGCATGCCGGTTGCTTGGGACGATAAGGATTTGAACTGTAGAGATGGATGATACATGAATCCTTCTAATTTCCCGCTAGGTTTAGGAGTTGACTGGTCAATTGTCTCGCGTTGTGCGAAGgactggttttattttttttaaatataaaaataaaaactaaaaatgtagggatttttttttgttgttctatTAAACCAAAATAACAAGTAAAATTTCTTAACTTGGCTCTTTTGCGTCGGCGTGAGTTTTTAACCAAACCATATAAGAGCTAATCTAATGTGAATTGGTTGCTACAATGAGTTTAAGGTGTTTaagagtgtggttgtggttgtttttcaaaatacttttcactcagaaaagtatgccaataatatattttttatttttaaaaaattatttttgaaatcagcatatcaaaatgatttgaaaacatcaaaaacatattacttcaaagcaaaaaaaaaattaaaatttttttggaagCGCTTTTGAAAAGCACTCCCAAACAGGCACTAAAGGAAATCCGGATGATTAACAAAATCAtagatcaatttattaaaaaattaattatttaaaacaagCATTTAGACGATGATATATTTGATGAATCCAGTCACACACGACTCAATTTGTGAGTTGAactggatttaataatttttttaaaataacttttacttaattatatgatagaaATTAGATGCTCGTAAAATCAagcatcaataataaaataaatatttgtttgagacCCTAAAAGCCCtaaacaaaacatgaaaaaaaaaaccattcacgaagtttatttttcaaccaaaaaaccATGCACAAGTCCAGGCCCACGCACGCgagtctttaatttttctttaggTGAATGGGGTGGACGACGAGTCGTCCTTCCCAATgacctaaacaaaaaaaaaattgatgtgttGTCTGCTTTAATAAACAACGTGTCTTTATATGTCATCAAATTCTGGCCACTGCTATGGCCGtaaaaacaaggttttttttatttaaaacttattttcacttatttatttaaaaacatccTAAGAATCTTGTTAAACTAATTCATGGCCTCAAAAAACtgacctaaaataaaaaatcttccaaaatcagatatgttttttaggtgtttctaaggtcaaagaaaaaaaaacatctcatcTTAACTTCTCTTGTTATACGAAATCATTTGATACAAAAACCAATTATCTTGGTAGCCGAAATCTTCACCAACGATAAATTTCTCTCTCAAATCCAGAATCTA from the Populus nigra chromosome 9, ddPopNigr1.1, whole genome shotgun sequence genome contains:
- the LOC133702780 gene encoding uncharacterized protein LOC133702780 — protein: MSAAASKAWIVAASIGAVEALKDQGICRWNYTLRSLHQHAKNNIRSFTRSKILASSSSSSSSSTAAAAVSNEILKAKMKKRRETSLVKTMNLSCWGPSTARF